A DNA window from Arachis hypogaea cultivar Tifrunner chromosome 18, arahy.Tifrunner.gnm2.J5K5, whole genome shotgun sequence contains the following coding sequences:
- the LOC140181293 gene encoding protein MAIN-LIKE 1-like — protein MRRQQGMPLDERYVSYLQMAGLYYLARLNDRWFRLDEPLVSAFVERWCPETHTFHMPFGECTITLQDVAYQLGFPVDGRYVSGCLTDFQIYIEGGRPAWVWFQELLGVIPPPSQVQKFAVNCTWFQETFGECPAGADEETVRRFARAYIMMLLGYNPSSGEKGLRVQNWRLRIDMLQARDFIWLPYSSPEVLQVVHPEVLEPRHTAMWRSVTSLI, from the exons atgcggcggcagcagggcatgccCCTCGATGAGAGATACGTTTCGTACCTGCAGATGGCCGGATTATACTATCTTGCGAggctgaacgatagatggttccgATTAGATGAGCCCCTTGTTAGTGCATTCGTTGAGCGGTGGTGTCCGGAGACGCACACCTTCCACATGCCGTttggagagtgcacgatcacacttcaGGATGTGGCGTACCAGTTGGGGTTTCCAGTGGACGGGCGCTATGTCAGTGGTTGCCTTACAGATTTCCAGATATACATCGAGGGTGGCCGTCCTGCCTGGgtgtggttccaggagttgcttgGAGTGATTCCTCCTCCGAGCCAAGTTCAGAAGTTTGCTGTAAACTGCACTTGGTTCCAGGAGACTTTTGGGGAGTGCCCCGCGGGAGCCGATGAGGAGACTGTGCGGCGCTTTGCTCGTGCatatatcatgatgttgttgg GTTACAACCCTTCCAGTGGCGAGAAGGGACTTAGAGTGCAGAACTGGAGACTGAGAATAGACATGTTACAGGCCAGGGAT TTTATCTGGTTGCCCTATAGCTCCCCCGAGGTACTACAGGTTGTGCATCCGGAGGTGTTGGAGCCTCGGCATACGGCGATGTGGCGGTCTGTGACGTCACTGATATAG
- the LOC114925774 gene encoding uncharacterized protein yields MERKELRESAKTKSDSPTNQCTNICSSNQIAALEAPDGGWLPPSAFRAFCIRHVAANFALTFKGKDARRLLVNAAYAKTEVEFDYWFDILRSEDPAMCDWANRIEYSLWTQHCDEGWRFGHMTMNISECVNSILKGVRNLPACSLVKATYRRLAELFVRKGREAEAQLGTGQQFSQHLVKCIEANLKIARCFMVTLYDRDNSEFTVAETTPTGSFSLGSYRVSLASQTCDYGYFQALYFPCPHALACCAYSRITWQPYIHQVYRLSSVFSVCRMGFTPPIPEGFWPPYDGATVIPDPNKRHAREGRPRSTRIRTNIDEADPNRPKRCGLCRQPGYTRRSCPQVGGQELTGGHE; encoded by the exons aTGGAGAGAAAGGAATTACGTGAATCAGCCAAAACGAAATCTGATTCACCAACCAACCAATGCACAAatatatgtagttcgaatcaaATC gccgcGCTGGAGGCTCCCGACGGAGGCTGGCTACCTCCATCTGCATTCCgggcattctgcattcgacatgtAGCAGCAAATTTTGCCCtaaccttcaagggcaaagacgcaaGGAGGCTTCTTGTCAATGCGGCGTACGCTAAGACCGAAGTAGAGttcgattactggtttgatattttgCGGTCTGAAGACCCGGCAATGTGTGACTGGGCGAACCGAATTGAGTATTCCTTGTGGACACAGCATTGTGATGAGGGGTGGAGATTCGGGCACATGACAATGAATATCtctgagtgtgtgaactcaatcctcAAGGGTGTCAGAAACCTCCCTGCGTGCTCGCTGGTGAAGGCAACATACAGAAGGTTGGCCGAACTATTTGTTCGCAAGGGGAGGGAGGCTGAGGCCCAGCTGGGTaccggacaacaattcagtcagcACTTGGTGAAGTGTATCGAGGCCAACTTGAAGATAGCAAGGTGCTTCATGGTGACTTTGTACGACAGGGATAACTCGGAGTTTACCGTCGCAGAGACAACTCCGACTGGTTCGTTCTCACTGGGTAGCTACAGAGTCTCGCTTGCATCTCAGACTTGTGACTACGGATACTTCCAGGCACTTTATTTCCCGTGTCCGCACGCACTGGCATGCTGTGCCTACTCACGGATTACATGGCAGCCTTACATCCACCAGGTGTATCGTCTTAGCTCGGTGTTCAGTGTGTGTCGGATGGgattcacacctcccattccggagGGCTTTTGGCCACCATATGACGGGGCGACAGTGATCCCAGACCCTAACAAGAGGCATGCGAGAGAGGGTCGTCCGAGGTCCACTAGGATACGAACCAATATAGACGAGGCAGATCCGAACCGGCCAAAGAGATGTGGCCTCTGTCGGCAGCCTGGATACACACGTCGGAGTTGCCCACAGGTCGGAGGACAAGAGCTTACAGGGGGACATGAGTAG
- the LOC112772867 gene encoding uncharacterized protein, whose product MAKNRNKKKRNGAVSMDTTETSVSEAPQGFMVGVAPMDTSESGDQSTFSAATNMNMKQKGRPMKRSKNVRKMKARAKAISANEKCAVKIAKNEDKKVRVLSAKTLYE is encoded by the exons ATGGCGAAAAACAGGAACAAAAAGAAGCGAAACGGTGCCGTTTCCATGGACACTACGGAGACATCGGTTTCCGAAGCACCTCAAG ggtttatggttggtGTTGCACCAATGGATACATCAGAATCAGGAGATCAAAGCACCTTTTCTGCTGCTACCAACAT GAACATGAAGCAGAAGGGAAGGCCTATGAAGAGATCCAAAAATGTCCGGAAGATGAAGGCAAGAGCAAAAGCCATATCCGCAAACGAGAAATGTGCTGTGAAGATTGCGAAAAATGAAGACAAAAAAGTGAGAGTTCTGTCTGCAAAAACACTCTATGAATGA